A region of Sulfuricella denitrificans skB26 DNA encodes the following proteins:
- a CDS encoding methionyl-tRNA formyltransferase: MADALGARTGCSFVLISDPTELTAEKLASINPKFIFIPHWSHRIKPDIYEKFECVIFHMTDLPFGRGGSPLQNLIACGIYETKISALRCVEEMDAGPIYLKKSLCLHGSAEEIFLRASDIIGDMIVEILEKLPEPMPQEGLPTVFKRRRPEEGDLSVVQTLEQAFDLIRMLDAEGYPSAFIQVGPFKIEFTRASRKTDQVVAEVRISIAGNTKERDKQ, encoded by the coding sequence ATGGCTGATGCACTTGGCGCTCGGACTGGGTGTAGCTTTGTTCTGATTTCTGATCCGACGGAGTTGACGGCTGAAAAGCTCGCCTCAATTAATCCTAAGTTCATATTTATTCCACATTGGTCACATCGCATTAAGCCGGATATTTATGAAAAATTTGAGTGTGTTATTTTCCACATGACAGATTTGCCATTTGGGCGGGGAGGCAGTCCGCTGCAAAACTTGATAGCTTGTGGAATCTATGAAACCAAGATTTCTGCGCTTCGATGTGTGGAGGAAATGGATGCCGGCCCAATTTATTTGAAAAAGTCACTTTGCCTCCATGGCTCGGCCGAAGAGATCTTTCTGCGGGCATCCGATATCATCGGAGACATGATCGTAGAGATACTTGAAAAGTTGCCCGAACCGATGCCACAAGAGGGCCTGCCGACAGTGTTCAAGCGCCGCAGACCCGAAGAAGGGGATTTGTCTGTTGTACAAACACTTGAGCAGGCGTTCGACTTGATCCGAATGCTGGATGCTGAGGGTTATCCAAGCGCCTTTATACAGGTTGGGCCATTCAAGATTGAGTTTACCCGTGCGTCAAGGAAAACAGATCAAGTGGTAGCTGAAGTGCGCATTAGCATTGCGGGCAATACCAAGGAAAGAGATAAGCAATGA